The Cerasicoccus sp. TK19100 genome window below encodes:
- a CDS encoding AAA family ATPase gives MNETQSLKEIITDARQEIGKVIIGQEEVIDLTLITILTGSHALIEGVPGVAKTLLVRTLATVLGCESGRVQFTPDLMPADITGTHVYNMKTQEFVLVKGPVFTDFLLADEINRAPAKTQAALLQAMQERTVTIDRANHELGKNFTVFATQNPIEYEGTYPLPEAQKDRFMLKIDMGYPEESDELELARRLLSAQTPEGVLAGGVIEPVLSAEQLEAARAKLLAVTVKEELLNYMVQIVRKTRQHESILVGAGPRATQALLLAARAMAVLQDRDFATPDDVKAVSLPVLGHRIVLRPEYEIEGLTVAEVIRQLLQAVAVPR, from the coding sequence ATGAACGAAACGCAAAGCTTGAAAGAAATAATCACCGATGCCCGACAGGAAATTGGCAAGGTGATCATCGGCCAGGAAGAGGTGATCGACTTGACGCTTATCACCATTCTGACCGGCAGCCATGCCTTGATCGAAGGGGTGCCCGGCGTCGCCAAAACGCTGCTGGTGCGGACGCTGGCGACGGTGCTTGGCTGCGAATCGGGGCGTGTCCAGTTCACCCCAGACCTGATGCCGGCGGACATCACCGGCACTCATGTTTACAACATGAAGACGCAGGAGTTTGTATTGGTTAAAGGGCCAGTCTTTACGGACTTCCTGCTGGCGGACGAAATTAACCGCGCCCCGGCCAAGACACAGGCCGCGCTGCTGCAGGCCATGCAGGAGCGAACCGTGACGATTGATCGCGCAAACCACGAACTTGGCAAGAACTTCACCGTGTTCGCCACGCAGAATCCGATTGAATACGAGGGCACCTATCCGCTGCCCGAGGCGCAAAAGGACCGCTTCATGCTCAAGATCGATATGGGCTATCCGGAGGAATCGGACGAGCTCGAGCTCGCGCGGCGGCTGCTCTCTGCGCAAACGCCAGAGGGCGTGCTCGCAGGCGGGGTGATCGAGCCGGTGCTTTCCGCGGAGCAACTGGAGGCCGCCCGGGCCAAGCTGCTCGCCGTTACGGTAAAGGAAGAGCTGCTCAATTACATGGTGCAGATCGTCCGCAAGACACGGCAGCACGAAAGTATTTTGGTCGGGGCCGGGCCGCGCGCGACGCAGGCGCTGTTGTTGGCCGCGCGAGCAATGGCCGTCTTGCAGGATCGCGACTTCGCTACGCCGGACGACGTAAAGGCGGTCTCCCTGCCTGTGCTGGGGCACCGCATTGTGCTGAGGCCGGAGTATGAAATTGAAGGCCTGACGGTGGCCGAAGTAATCCGCCAGTTGCTGCAAGCTGTCGCCGTGCCGCGCTAA